The following are from one region of the Ruficoccus sp. ZRK36 genome:
- a CDS encoding AraC family transcriptional regulator has protein sequence MERDRLTSSHCIWTQLDVLLVRYYVDVPSRVGRKGTFNARYLSAWYMKRGSVTVRKDGHALRARAGQWLIMVPGQRYQEFTSHAELISINLSVSCGAAILSWMGNWACVLKEDSRLLAQAEALASALPPVSPGEDHGLSIPGVKMPLRQAADCQARVLDFFNSLLFVASEWGVGVDIQFGEDERVQRSLAYMASRPMGNKFSREEVAEDCGLSASRLDRHWRREMGITIRQYWDNRRMNYACQCLREKTKSIKEVSADLGFSHATQFSIWFSSHQGVSPRAYRRSIV, from the coding sequence GTGGAACGCGACCGCCTGACTTCCAGCCACTGCATTTGGACGCAGCTTGATGTGCTGCTGGTGCGTTACTATGTGGATGTGCCAAGCAGGGTGGGGCGTAAGGGCACTTTTAACGCCCGCTACCTGAGCGCCTGGTATATGAAGCGCGGCAGTGTGACTGTGCGAAAGGATGGGCATGCTCTACGCGCAAGGGCCGGGCAGTGGCTGATCATGGTTCCTGGGCAGCGCTATCAGGAGTTCACCAGTCATGCTGAGCTGATCTCCATCAACCTTAGCGTAAGCTGCGGAGCGGCCATCCTGTCATGGATGGGGAACTGGGCCTGCGTGCTAAAAGAGGACTCACGGCTGCTCGCGCAGGCGGAGGCTCTGGCGTCGGCGTTGCCACCGGTGTCTCCGGGGGAGGATCACGGGTTATCCATACCGGGTGTGAAGATGCCCCTCCGGCAGGCTGCCGATTGTCAGGCTCGTGTATTGGATTTTTTCAACAGCCTTCTCTTCGTGGCCAGCGAGTGGGGAGTTGGCGTAGACATCCAGTTTGGAGAGGATGAGCGTGTCCAACGGAGCCTCGCATATATGGCAAGCCGTCCGATGGGGAATAAGTTTTCGCGTGAAGAGGTGGCCGAGGATTGCGGGTTGAGTGCCAGCCGTCTGGATCGTCACTGGCGCAGGGAGATGGGCATCACGATCAGGCAGTATTGGGACAACCGCCGGATGAACTATGCCTGCCAGTGCCTGCGCGAGAAAACGAAATCCATCAAGGAAGTCTCAGCGGATCTGGGTTTTTCTCATGCGACCCAGTTCTCGATTTGGTTTTCCAGCCACCAGGGGGTCTCACCCCGCGCCTACCGTCGCTCGATCGTGTAG
- a CDS encoding LacI family DNA-binding transcriptional regulator, whose product MSNSPALAAKTRERIQKIAQEMGYQPDPFLSQLAHYKHHGRDGVFRGTLAFLINRNLTEENPKPKPYPSYLAGAIKKAEEYGYQLQVFDFNRSKISGARLRQIMLARGIKGILLCPQPRGIERIDDFDFSGFSCVSFGYTLKSPRFHVVNTHQFHAARLCMQKLIDIGCKRVGFAVPQFHDSRVDHNYLAGYLTCLAQAPELTPLPVFDGDSFSQSSFSKWFHKVKPDGLLTVPYRLPEFLKAMKVDTQIACKIAVVSLLDRNEGWSGIDEDAEQIAASAVDQVVSMIRRGEMGIPAKPASLLLEGNWVENESFRLHDRATVGAG is encoded by the coding sequence ATGAGTAATAGCCCTGCTCTGGCCGCAAAGACACGAGAGCGCATCCAGAAGATCGCCCAGGAAATGGGCTACCAGCCCGATCCCTTTCTCTCCCAGCTAGCCCACTATAAGCACCATGGACGCGACGGCGTCTTCCGGGGCACCCTGGCCTTTCTGATTAACCGAAACCTGACCGAGGAAAACCCCAAGCCCAAGCCCTACCCATCGTATCTGGCTGGCGCGATCAAGAAGGCGGAAGAGTACGGCTATCAGCTTCAGGTTTTTGACTTTAACCGCAGTAAGATCTCCGGAGCACGGCTACGGCAGATCATGCTCGCACGGGGCATCAAGGGCATCCTGCTGTGCCCGCAGCCACGAGGGATCGAGCGTATCGACGACTTCGACTTCAGCGGTTTTTCATGCGTGAGCTTCGGCTACACGCTCAAATCCCCGCGCTTCCATGTCGTCAACACCCACCAGTTTCATGCCGCCCGGCTCTGCATGCAGAAGCTGATCGACATCGGCTGCAAACGCGTCGGCTTTGCCGTACCCCAGTTCCATGACAGCCGCGTTGATCATAATTATCTGGCCGGCTATCTGACCTGCCTGGCTCAAGCCCCGGAGCTGACTCCCTTGCCCGTCTTTGACGGCGACAGCTTTTCCCAAAGCAGCTTCTCGAAGTGGTTTCACAAGGTGAAGCCCGACGGGCTGTTGACCGTCCCCTACCGCCTGCCGGAGTTTCTCAAGGCCATGAAAGTCGATACACAAATCGCGTGCAAGATAGCCGTCGTCAGCCTGCTCGATCGCAACGAGGGCTGGTCCGGTATCGACGAAGACGCCGAGCAGATCGCGGCCTCCGCCGTGGACCAGGTCGTCTCCATGATCCGACGCGGTGAGATGGGCATCCCCGCCAAACCCGCGAGCCTCCTGCTCGAAGGCAACTGGGTGGAAAACGAGAGCTTCAGGCTACACGATCGAGCGACGGTAGGCGCGGGGTGA
- a CDS encoding NAD(P)-dependent oxidoreductase has protein sequence MKGAAIMDVFMRMNFVPIAVSTYNDKNEVLNTSTYSPVRAATDRQAPVFAFIPSEAEDFYPPQLRGKAMANFQHGIWTNPEEAPDGLLESAQVLVGAWRLRDIPLEFLKSRGGNLEYLCLLVGSPKRAITRKHLEEGLLVSNWGNICSPVVAEGALALILSRLRDTHWHHDELVKHGVWNNMSPRSVTLIGKRVAIHGFGNLARALIELIKPFKVQLSVHAPGVPVELIEAVGARPVDSLVSLAEDCDVFVEMEALRPDNYKCINRQVLSHLPKGALFVNVGRGALVDEEDLVEVARERELKVALDVYQQEPLEHGAPVLSIPDGLFMPHTSGPTKDSRHICGALGLQNLSRYYSGQKPLYVVGPEDFDRMT, from the coding sequence ATGAAAGGTGCGGCAATCATGGATGTATTCATGCGCATGAATTTCGTACCAATTGCCGTATCCACCTACAATGATAAAAACGAGGTATTGAACACCTCAACATACTCCCCCGTCCGGGCCGCGACTGACCGGCAAGCCCCCGTATTTGCATTTATCCCGAGCGAAGCCGAAGACTTTTACCCGCCACAGTTACGGGGAAAAGCTATGGCTAACTTTCAGCATGGGATCTGGACGAACCCCGAGGAGGCGCCGGATGGCCTGCTTGAGTCCGCGCAGGTACTCGTCGGGGCCTGGCGCCTGCGCGACATCCCGCTTGAGTTCCTGAAGAGCCGCGGGGGTAACCTGGAGTACCTCTGCCTGCTGGTGGGCTCTCCCAAGCGAGCGATCACCCGCAAGCACCTTGAGGAGGGGCTGTTGGTCTCGAACTGGGGAAATATCTGCAGCCCGGTTGTTGCAGAGGGGGCGCTGGCATTGATCCTTTCGCGCCTTCGTGATACCCACTGGCACCACGACGAGCTGGTGAAGCATGGCGTGTGGAACAACATGTCTCCGAGGTCGGTCACGTTGATTGGCAAGCGCGTTGCGATTCACGGCTTTGGTAATCTGGCCCGCGCCCTGATTGAGCTGATCAAGCCGTTTAAGGTTCAGCTCTCAGTCCATGCTCCCGGCGTTCCTGTGGAGCTGATCGAGGCCGTGGGGGCTCGCCCGGTGGACTCACTGGTGAGCCTTGCTGAGGATTGTGATGTCTTTGTCGAGATGGAGGCCCTGCGCCCCGATAACTATAAATGCATCAACCGCCAAGTGCTGTCGCATCTCCCGAAGGGGGCACTGTTTGTCAACGTGGGGCGCGGTGCACTGGTGGATGAAGAGGACCTGGTCGAGGTTGCCCGTGAGCGCGAGTTAAAGGTCGCTCTGGATGTATACCAGCAGGAGCCGTTGGAGCATGGTGCGCCCGTGCTGAGTATTCCGGATGGACTTTTTATGCCGCACACCTCCGGGCCGACAAAAGATTCGCGGCATATCTGCGGAGCACTAGGCTTACAGAATCTCAGCCGCTACTACAGTGGGCAAAAGCCTCTGTATGTAGTCGGTCCCGAGGATTTCGACCGTATGACCTAA
- a CDS encoding prepilin-type N-terminal cleavage/methylation domain-containing protein, whose translation MTFYYPVSTSSRRTSAPPKYRWLPAGGFSLVELLSVIAVLAVLVCLLVPVISSMRIRASSTTSASNLRAIGVAMHMYMQEHQGYLPGPIINGQRPFYGTHPSLDRNLPNFLYPYMGLPEPRERVILMEAFTFPEYLTHDPDMTGPVYFATSSLTFGGRRKNPWGYASSDPAKVGSPSMLMYETDVDASTAMLLTEIDQQSPLINGSQGWSSVLPEKPYHGDIRNQLYLDGSVRAVDVE comes from the coding sequence ATGACATTCTACTACCCCGTGTCTACCTCATCTCGTCGTACTTCTGCCCCTCCGAAATATCGATGGCTCCCCGCAGGAGGGTTTTCGCTGGTAGAGCTATTATCCGTCATCGCGGTGTTGGCCGTATTGGTATGTCTGTTGGTTCCCGTTATATCGTCGATGCGGATCCGTGCCAGCTCGACGACTAGTGCTAGTAATTTGAGAGCTATTGGTGTGGCGATGCATATGTATATGCAGGAGCATCAGGGGTACCTGCCGGGCCCTATTATAAATGGCCAAAGACCCTTCTACGGGACGCATCCCAGCCTCGACCGCAATCTTCCTAATTTTCTTTATCCGTACATGGGCTTACCCGAGCCAAGAGAGAGAGTCATCCTGATGGAGGCTTTTACCTTCCCGGAGTATCTTACCCATGATCCAGACATGACCGGGCCTGTGTACTTTGCTACGAGTTCATTAACCTTCGGCGGGCGCAGGAAAAACCCGTGGGGCTACGCGAGCAGCGATCCTGCCAAGGTCGGGAGCCCCTCGATGCTCATGTACGAGACGGACGTCGATGCCTCCACGGCCATGCTGCTGACCGAAATCGACCAACAATCACCTTTAATCAATGGCTCGCAGGGCTGGTCTAGCGTGCTGCCTGAAAAGCCGTATCACGGCGATATCCGCAACCAACTCTATCTGGACGGCTCGGTCAGAGCTGTCGATGTCGAATAA
- a CDS encoding polysaccharide lyase 6 family protein — MLPTHQLLGAVASACLVACLGQAGAAEISVDTAGALQSAVSQAAPGDVIIVAPGEYKQTLRLKGRGTEEARVTVRAESPGEVTLNAPVLLTGTYLSLEGFDFGEKSRLEFTEGTGHRVWGCRFDALQAGHWVRFNDEATHCEIGYCSFTNDNNAGEKSNQQIVQIKRSDATGPDYHRIHHNYFANVSPGETNNGFETIQVHQGTVGALGSSHTVIEKNVFEACNGEAEMISIKCSDNVIRDNLIIACRGSIVLRKGTGNLVEGNVFIGDHGKGTGGVRFRGDDQVVINNFFYQLAYSAIALHNGDAGNYYEPVTRATVAFNTIVDCGRVLNIGIRHPKHDSSILPTGVVFANNIIVGVGAQIYDPDGAMSTWTLEGNIAYGMSPELITLPGFTVVDPELVLLSSGILAPAEGSPAIGQAQGDFPQVTIDIFGNPRPETGKTIGAVEQAVPELPVSRSMVGPNALP, encoded by the coding sequence ATGCTCCCTACTCATCAGTTGCTTGGGGCTGTCGCCTCGGCTTGCCTTGTTGCGTGTCTTGGACAGGCCGGGGCGGCAGAAATTAGCGTGGATACGGCTGGGGCACTGCAGTCTGCAGTGTCTCAGGCGGCTCCCGGCGATGTCATTATTGTCGCACCGGGCGAATACAAGCAGACCTTGCGGCTGAAGGGGCGCGGAACCGAAGAGGCCAGAGTCACCGTGCGTGCGGAGAGTCCGGGGGAAGTGACGCTGAACGCGCCCGTACTGCTCACGGGCACATACCTCAGCCTGGAGGGGTTCGACTTCGGCGAAAAGAGTCGCCTGGAGTTCACCGAGGGGACAGGGCACCGCGTGTGGGGTTGCCGCTTCGATGCTCTTCAGGCGGGGCACTGGGTGCGGTTCAACGACGAGGCCACGCACTGCGAGATCGGGTATTGCTCATTCACCAACGACAACAACGCCGGGGAAAAGAGCAATCAGCAGATCGTGCAGATCAAGCGGAGCGATGCCACCGGGCCTGATTATCATCGTATCCACCACAACTACTTCGCGAATGTCTCCCCGGGTGAAACGAACAACGGCTTTGAGACCATCCAGGTTCATCAGGGGACGGTCGGGGCGCTGGGCAGCTCACATACCGTTATCGAGAAAAACGTGTTTGAGGCCTGCAATGGCGAGGCCGAGATGATCTCCATCAAGTGCTCGGATAATGTCATCCGCGATAACCTGATCATTGCCTGTCGTGGGAGCATCGTGCTGCGTAAGGGGACGGGAAACCTCGTCGAAGGTAATGTCTTCATCGGTGATCATGGCAAGGGCACGGGCGGTGTCCGTTTTCGCGGGGATGATCAGGTCGTGATCAATAACTTTTTCTACCAGCTCGCCTACAGTGCGATAGCTTTGCACAACGGTGATGCGGGCAACTACTATGAGCCTGTGACCCGGGCGACCGTGGCCTTTAACACGATCGTGGACTGCGGGCGTGTGCTCAATATCGGCATCCGTCACCCGAAGCATGACTCCAGCATTCTGCCGACGGGGGTCGTCTTCGCTAACAACATCATCGTGGGAGTGGGCGCACAGATTTATGATCCGGATGGCGCGATGTCTACCTGGACGCTTGAGGGAAACATCGCCTATGGCATGTCCCCCGAGCTTATCACCTTGCCTGGGTTTACGGTTGTTGATCCCGAGCTTGTTTTACTGTCATCGGGCATTCTCGCCCCAGCAGAGGGCAGCCCGGCGATTGGCCAGGCGCAGGGAGACTTTCCGCAGGTGACTATCGATATCTTTGGTAATCCGCGCCCCGAAACGGGCAAGACGATTGGCGCTGTCGAGCAGGCCGTACCCGAGCTGCCCGTGTCGCGCAGCATGGTTGGCCCCAACGCTCTCCCGTAA
- a CDS encoding MBL fold metallo-hydrolase, producing the protein MKVKFWGTQGSLPASVNEETVRAKVFMALQASQGYTLDSAEAIDAFIDKELPFSVRGTYGTNTSCVQLENPDGDMVILDAGSGLRDLGLSLVRSGQARKPTTYHFVMSHLHWDHLQGFPFFVPAFVPGNRIVIHSYHPQAEECFRRQMSGQFFPIEFDQLSADISFEIREPCTPFELAGFQVSSVVQNHPGTSYGYRFEKDGKVLVYSTDSEHKHDAYEENYPFVDFIRGADLLIFDAQYTMADATFTKANWGHSSNVIGVELAARARVRNLVIFHHEPTSSDAELEEFLFNTRMYCNIYHQEAGSKLGHERYPEKILLAYDGLEMDI; encoded by the coding sequence ATGAAGGTAAAGTTTTGGGGCACACAAGGATCATTACCGGCCAGCGTGAACGAGGAAACCGTTCGCGCAAAGGTGTTTATGGCCCTACAGGCGTCCCAGGGCTACACACTGGATTCTGCTGAGGCCATCGATGCCTTCATCGATAAAGAGCTGCCCTTCAGCGTGCGGGGCACCTACGGGACGAACACCTCCTGTGTGCAGTTGGAGAATCCGGACGGCGATATGGTCATCCTGGATGCGGGCTCAGGCCTACGGGATCTGGGGCTGTCTCTGGTGCGCAGTGGCCAGGCGCGAAAGCCCACGACCTACCACTTCGTGATGAGCCACCTGCACTGGGATCACCTTCAGGGATTCCCGTTTTTTGTCCCGGCTTTTGTACCTGGGAACCGGATCGTCATTCACAGTTATCACCCGCAGGCCGAGGAGTGCTTCCGGCGGCAGATGTCGGGACAGTTTTTCCCCATCGAGTTCGATCAGCTCTCGGCGGATATCAGCTTTGAGATCCGGGAGCCGTGTACGCCCTTTGAGCTGGCAGGGTTTCAGGTGAGCAGTGTGGTCCAGAATCACCCTGGTACCTCCTATGGCTATCGTTTTGAAAAGGATGGCAAGGTCCTGGTGTACTCGACGGATTCGGAGCACAAGCACGACGCCTACGAGGAGAATTATCCCTTTGTTGATTTCATCCGCGGGGCGGATTTGCTGATTTTTGACGCGCAGTACACGATGGCCGATGCCACCTTTACGAAAGCGAACTGGGGCCACTCCAGTAATGTGATCGGGGTGGAGCTGGCTGCACGCGCTCGTGTCCGCAACCTGGTGATTTTCCACCACGAGCCGACGAGTAGCGACGCGGAGTTGGAAGAATTTCTTTTCAACACGCGCATGTACTGCAATATTTACCATCAGGAAGCGGGCAGCAAACTCGGCCACGAGCGCTACCCCGAAAAGATTCTTCTCGCCTATGACGGGCTTGAGATGGACATATAG
- a CDS encoding 3'-5' exonuclease, giving the protein MVGEDIVALDSETETEALPYATSITKAEINELPLYRYEGMIHLINTDEDARRAVKILKKEPVLGFDTESRPSFRKGDHYLPSLVQFASATEVYLFQIGQFDGMEAIKPLLSSKSIAKVGVALHDDVKRLQEITPYKDRNFVEIATMTKQLEITNTGLRSLAAILLGFRISKGAQVSNWARQNLSRSQLTYAATDAWVSRLLYEKAAALVDDSQ; this is encoded by the coding sequence ATGGTTGGAGAGGATATTGTAGCATTGGACAGCGAGACAGAGACCGAGGCGTTACCATACGCCACTAGCATTACGAAAGCAGAGATCAACGAGCTGCCGCTCTACCGGTACGAGGGCATGATTCATCTGATCAATACCGATGAAGACGCGCGCCGTGCGGTTAAGATACTGAAGAAAGAGCCCGTGCTGGGCTTCGACACCGAGTCGCGCCCGTCCTTCCGCAAGGGGGATCACTACCTGCCCTCGCTGGTGCAGTTCGCATCGGCGACCGAGGTATACCTTTTCCAGATTGGCCAGTTCGACGGGATGGAGGCAATCAAGCCGCTGCTCAGCAGCAAGTCGATCGCCAAGGTCGGGGTAGCCCTGCACGATGATGTGAAGCGCCTGCAGGAGATCACCCCGTACAAGGACCGCAACTTTGTCGAAATCGCCACGATGACCAAGCAGCTCGAGATCACCAACACCGGGTTGCGTTCGCTAGCGGCGATATTGCTCGGCTTCCGTATCTCAAAGGGGGCGCAGGTCTCCAATTGGGCGCGGCAGAATCTCAGCCGCAGTCAGCTGACGTATGCCGCAACGGATGCGTGGGTCAGCCGCCTGCTCTATGAGAAGGCCGCCGCACTGGTCGACGATTCACAATAA
- a CDS encoding TIGR03790 family protein → MRYPTIRRHHRFGRAASCGFLLILSLAGLFSETQAEVSPERVVVVANSADPVSLQIAQYYMQQRAIPEKNLIEIETTTGTDVKWDEFISTIYNPLRRELVEKDWLSGTVMDQTDPEGRVQAALVANNIDFLVLCRLPVKIKEDASRMAHARELPEKREFKVNRASVDAELALLMANNPPIVGFVGNPLFGKLKLPPLVGDSVVRVARLDGPSFEAVKGCIDSALEAERSGLRGRGYIDLGGPHGDGDRWIEMAGRRVEDEGYPVTWNKEKSFLGWKDRSDAAAFYFGWWTQSINGTFADPTFRFAPGAIAIHIHSYSASQLRSPDSSWTAPLVQRGAALTVGNVYEPYLQLTHRPNLLMEGLVKGMSAGEAAYYSLPVLSWMCLYIGDPLYQPFKVDLDTQIKQMEDGDELDQYVVLRKMKLLRAEKQYEDSFIFGVEQNRSHTGLALALSLARQYEMRGGHAKALSSLEPWLDPDSLPVSQWGLYYKVGNFLESIGESEQSLSVMRNLLQISADTPAAQTAYYPFAIELAHKLNHIDQAGDWQSDLTQKQVEEQEKRVRKKMNDNRP, encoded by the coding sequence ATGAGGTATCCTACGATCCGCCGTCATCATCGATTCGGTCGCGCAGCCTCGTGCGGCTTTCTTCTTATCCTGAGCCTGGCTGGGCTTTTTTCTGAGACGCAGGCCGAAGTCTCACCCGAGCGCGTCGTCGTTGTCGCGAATTCAGCCGATCCAGTCTCGCTGCAAATCGCGCAGTATTACATGCAGCAGCGGGCGATCCCCGAGAAGAACCTGATCGAGATTGAAACGACGACTGGCACGGACGTGAAGTGGGATGAGTTCATCTCGACCATTTACAATCCGCTTCGGCGAGAGCTCGTGGAAAAGGACTGGCTCAGCGGCACGGTCATGGACCAGACCGACCCCGAGGGCCGGGTGCAGGCCGCCCTTGTCGCGAACAATATCGACTTCCTCGTACTGTGCCGCCTGCCGGTCAAAATCAAAGAAGACGCATCGCGTATGGCCCACGCGCGGGAGCTCCCCGAAAAGAGAGAGTTCAAAGTCAATCGGGCTTCTGTTGACGCGGAGCTGGCGCTGCTCATGGCCAACAACCCCCCGATCGTCGGATTCGTCGGCAACCCCCTCTTTGGCAAGCTCAAGCTGCCCCCACTGGTCGGCGACAGTGTCGTGCGTGTAGCGCGGCTCGACGGGCCGAGCTTCGAGGCCGTAAAGGGCTGCATCGACTCCGCACTGGAAGCCGAGCGCAGTGGGCTGCGTGGCCGTGGCTACATCGACCTGGGCGGACCTCATGGGGACGGAGACCGCTGGATCGAAATGGCTGGTCGACGCGTCGAAGACGAAGGCTATCCCGTCACCTGGAACAAGGAGAAGAGCTTCCTGGGGTGGAAAGACCGCTCCGACGCTGCTGCCTTTTACTTTGGCTGGTGGACCCAGAGCATCAATGGCACCTTTGCGGACCCGACGTTTCGCTTCGCGCCAGGCGCCATCGCCATCCACATCCATAGCTACTCAGCCAGCCAGCTCCGGTCCCCGGACAGCAGCTGGACAGCCCCCCTCGTGCAGCGAGGTGCCGCCCTCACCGTCGGTAATGTGTACGAGCCCTACCTCCAGCTCACCCATCGCCCCAACCTCCTGATGGAGGGACTGGTCAAGGGTATGAGTGCCGGCGAGGCTGCCTACTACTCCCTGCCCGTTCTCAGCTGGATGTGCCTCTACATCGGCGACCCACTCTACCAGCCTTTCAAGGTCGACCTGGATACCCAGATCAAGCAGATGGAAGACGGCGACGAACTCGACCAGTATGTCGTCCTGCGCAAGATGAAGCTCCTGCGCGCCGAAAAACAATACGAGGACTCTTTCATCTTCGGTGTTGAGCAAAACCGCAGCCACACCGGTCTGGCACTGGCTCTCTCCCTCGCACGCCAGTACGAGATGCGCGGTGGCCATGCCAAGGCGCTCAGTAGCCTTGAGCCATGGCTGGATCCTGACAGTCTTCCCGTAAGCCAGTGGGGCCTGTACTATAAGGTCGGCAACTTTCTCGAGTCCATCGGTGAGAGCGAGCAATCCCTGAGCGTCATGCGCAACCTGCTCCAGATCAGCGCTGACACACCCGCTGCGCAGACGGCTTATTACCCCTTTGCGATTGAGTTGGCCCACAAGCTCAACCACATCGACCAGGCCGGAGACTGGCAGTCTGACCTGACTCAAAAACAAGTCGAAGAGCAGGAGAAGCGTGTGCGCAAGAAAATGAACGACAACCGCCCTTAA
- the crcB gene encoding fluoride efflux transporter CrcB codes for MHLICIALGGALGAVSRAVVSLWIPAEYPWATLVVNVFGSLLIGFIFGLEAFHHINPHLRLLLTTGFCGALTTFSTFSYQTMALFSKGEIAGALANIALNLVLTLLAVAAGLKLAGLTARV; via the coding sequence ATGCATCTGATCTGCATCGCCCTCGGGGGCGCACTGGGGGCCGTCAGCCGCGCAGTCGTCAGCCTGTGGATTCCCGCTGAGTACCCGTGGGCCACGCTCGTGGTCAATGTCTTCGGCTCCCTGCTGATCGGCTTCATTTTCGGGCTGGAAGCCTTTCACCACATCAATCCGCACCTGCGACTGTTGTTGACCACCGGATTTTGTGGAGCCCTGACCACATTCTCGACGTTCAGCTACCAGACGATGGCGCTGTTCTCTAAAGGTGAAATAGCGGGCGCCCTCGCCAATATCGCGCTCAACCTCGTGCTGACCCTGCTGGCGGTAGCAGCCGGCCTGAAACTGGCTGGACTTACCGCTCGGGTGTAG
- a CDS encoding N-acetylmuramoyl-L-alanine amidase → MWTSTKKTTTRTTKSKPKPTSLFLLLCLLTLCPLQQAVAAQATINGTTYISLDTIAAKLGMGTSWLKSGERLQLKSKWTTLDFSLHKRWLTLNGERIYLGMSIASNRGQLMISKRDYDTTIRPLLTPTQFQPVPKLYRIVIDPGHGGKDPGAQNTHLGVNEKTLTLDVAKRLKRKLESYGYKVELTRETDKFISLSSRPAYANRVDADLFVSIHFNAVGDSSVSGVETYAMTPPYLPSTSSSKLTASARKSYPGNKNDPWNTLAAYFIQSAMVRELGADDRGLKRARFAVLKDLNCPGILVEGGFLSNSAEARRLKTTAGREKLADALVEGILLYQKKLNLLRGRG, encoded by the coding sequence ATGTGGACCTCGACGAAGAAGACGACGACGAGGACGACGAAGAGTAAGCCGAAGCCGACTTCCCTTTTTCTGCTGCTATGTCTCCTGACGCTGTGCCCGCTCCAACAAGCGGTCGCTGCTCAGGCGACGATTAACGGCACCACCTACATCTCGCTCGATACCATCGCCGCAAAGCTGGGCATGGGCACGAGCTGGCTCAAGAGCGGGGAGCGCCTCCAGCTCAAAAGCAAGTGGACGACCCTGGACTTCAGCCTGCACAAACGCTGGCTGACGCTGAACGGGGAGCGCATCTACCTGGGCATGTCGATCGCCTCTAACCGGGGGCAGCTCATGATCTCCAAACGCGATTATGATACCACGATCCGCCCACTGCTCACGCCTACGCAGTTCCAGCCCGTCCCCAAGCTCTACCGCATCGTGATCGACCCCGGACACGGCGGCAAAGACCCCGGCGCGCAAAACACACACCTGGGCGTCAACGAAAAGACCCTGACCCTCGACGTGGCCAAGCGCCTCAAGCGCAAACTCGAATCCTATGGCTACAAGGTGGAACTCACCCGCGAGACGGACAAATTTATCTCGCTGAGCTCCCGCCCTGCCTACGCCAACCGCGTAGATGCCGATCTGTTCGTTAGCATTCATTTCAACGCGGTGGGCGACAGCAGCGTCAGCGGCGTAGAAACCTACGCCATGACCCCACCCTACCTGCCGTCCACCAGCAGCTCCAAGCTCACGGCCTCGGCCCGCAAGAGCTACCCCGGGAACAAAAACGACCCCTGGAACACGCTGGCCGCCTACTTTATCCAAAGCGCCATGGTCCGTGAACTCGGCGCCGACGACCGCGGGCTCAAGCGCGCACGCTTCGCCGTACTAAAAGACCTGAACTGCCCCGGTATCCTCGTCGAGGGCGGCTTCCTCTCCAACTCCGCCGAAGCTCGCCGCTTAAAGACTACGGCGGGGCGGGAAAAGCTGGCTGATGCGCTGGTGGAAGGAATCCTGCTGTACCAAAAGAAGCTTAACCTTTTACGCGGAAGGGGATAA
- the infC gene encoding translation initiation factor IF-3: MGNLPFSGGGRRPGGNRKRYQRNRGPRKNERIRVPEIRVIGPDGKQIGVMQTREALALAKNNGLDLIEISPTARPPVCRILDYGKYMYEQSKKEKETKAKAQNASSKLKEVKFRVRIEEHDYITKLKRGEKFLAKGSKLKMTLMFRGREMEHKDLGFDVIKRAVEDLAHIATADAPAKLVGRNITLTMSPLPANKRKLKYNVDLDEEDDDEDDEE; encoded by the coding sequence ATGGGAAACTTGCCATTCTCAGGAGGCGGGCGCCGTCCAGGCGGTAACCGCAAACGCTATCAACGCAACCGGGGGCCTCGTAAGAACGAGCGCATCCGCGTACCGGAAATCCGTGTCATCGGACCCGACGGTAAGCAAATCGGCGTCATGCAGACGCGTGAAGCCCTTGCGCTGGCCAAGAACAACGGCCTCGACCTGATCGAGATCTCCCCCACTGCGCGCCCGCCCGTGTGCCGTATCCTCGACTACGGCAAGTACATGTACGAGCAGAGCAAGAAGGAGAAGGAGACCAAGGCCAAGGCACAGAATGCTTCGAGCAAGCTCAAGGAGGTCAAGTTCCGCGTCCGCATCGAGGAGCATGACTACATTACCAAGCTCAAGCGTGGTGAAAAGTTTCTGGCCAAGGGCTCCAAGCTCAAGATGACGCTGATGTTCCGTGGTCGTGAAATGGAACACAAGGACCTGGGCTTTGACGTCATCAAACGTGCCGTGGAAGACCTTGCACACATCGCTACTGCCGATGCTCCGGCCAAGCTCGTCGGGCGCAACATCACCCTCACGATGTCGCCGCTGCCCGCCAACAAACGCAAGCTCAAGTACAATGTGGACCTCGACGAAGAAGACGACGACGAGGACGACGAAGAGTAA